A genomic window from Shewanella vesiculosa includes:
- a CDS encoding helix-turn-helix domain-containing protein, whose translation MKDLAVQFGRKLRAKRKILGISQDKMALLAEMDRSYAGRIERGEVNITLEKVYQLAEVLECDVKELLP comes from the coding sequence ATGAAAGACTTAGCAGTACAATTTGGACGAAAACTAAGAGCTAAACGTAAAATTCTTGGAATCTCACAGGATAAAATGGCTTTATTAGCGGAAATGGATCGCAGCTATGCAGGTAGGATTGAGCGTGGTGAAGTCAACATTACACTTGAAAAGGTGTATCAATTAGCAGAAGTACTTGAGTGTGATGTAAAGGAATTACTTCCTTGA
- a CDS encoding response regulator, which produces MPKASIKICSTLHTILQDESFNHFQVIELRDAYLAVSQCSESESQAYKFIYRQISRLVKKGLLKKSQNEGLKSITYQKTELFSKTNFIISTSDERSYHPLSQAENISKDKIQNLEQRLKQSEVDLLTSIGESEEYMRLYNSFPEMKSHLESQYMLARENSSKLLGQIKAIKSVLTHQQK; this is translated from the coding sequence ATGCCAAAAGCTTCAATCAAAATATGTTCAACATTACATACTATTCTCCAGGATGAGAGCTTCAATCATTTTCAAGTTATAGAATTACGTGATGCATATCTTGCAGTTTCACAATGCAGTGAAAGTGAAAGCCAAGCATACAAATTCATTTATCGACAAATATCTAGATTGGTTAAAAAAGGGCTTTTGAAAAAATCTCAAAACGAAGGCTTAAAATCTATCACATACCAGAAGACAGAATTATTTTCAAAAACGAATTTCATTATAAGCACTAGTGATGAGCGAAGTTATCATCCTTTATCGCAAGCCGAAAATATTAGTAAAGATAAAATACAAAATCTAGAACAACGTCTTAAGCAATCGGAAGTTGATTTGCTCACCAGTATTGGAGAGTCAGAAGAATATATGCGTTTATATAATTCATTCCCTGAAATGAAATCGCATCTTGAGTCACAATATATGCTTGCTAGAGAAAATAGTTCGAAGTTACTGGGACAGATAAAGGCAATTAAGTCTGTGCTCACTCACCAACAGAAGTAA